From the Aquitalea magnusonii genome, one window contains:
- a CDS encoding acetyl-CoA C-acyltransferase family protein: MKQRDIVILSAVRSAIGTFGGALSHLEPADLGGLVMKEALARSGVDASQIHHVTVGNCIPTESRYAYVARLASIAAGLPMESVAMAVNRLCGSGLQAVVSSAQAIMLGDGDYAIGGGVEVMSRAGYLLPQLRSGARMGDVKAVDMMTAALTDPFGVGHMGITAENLVDKWQLTREEQDAFALASQQRAAAAIAAGHFVSQIVPIVSQTRKGEVVFDTDEHPRATTLEALGKMKPAFKKDGSVTAGNASGINDGAAFLVLAGADAAAAAGHQPLARIVSYAVSGVPNHIMGEGPIPATQAALQRAGLSLDQMDVIESNEAFAAQSLAVCKGLGLDPARCNPNGGAIALGHPVGASGAVIATKAVHELQRIHGRYALATMCIGGGQGIAVIFERL; the protein is encoded by the coding sequence ATGAAACAACGCGATATCGTGATACTGAGTGCCGTGCGCTCCGCCATCGGCACATTTGGCGGCGCACTCAGCCACCTGGAACCAGCCGACCTTGGCGGCCTGGTGATGAAAGAAGCGCTAGCCCGTTCCGGAGTGGATGCCAGCCAGATCCATCATGTCACCGTGGGCAACTGCATTCCCACCGAAAGCCGCTACGCCTATGTGGCCCGGCTGGCCTCCATTGCCGCCGGTCTGCCGATGGAATCGGTTGCCATGGCGGTAAACCGCCTGTGCGGTTCCGGCTTGCAGGCGGTGGTATCTAGCGCCCAGGCCATCATGCTGGGTGATGGTGATTACGCCATCGGTGGCGGGGTGGAAGTCATGTCGCGTGCCGGTTACCTGTTGCCGCAATTGCGCAGTGGCGCACGCATGGGAGATGTAAAGGCCGTGGACATGATGACCGCCGCACTGACCGATCCCTTCGGTGTGGGCCACATGGGCATCACCGCCGAGAACCTGGTGGACAAATGGCAACTGACACGCGAAGAGCAGGATGCGTTTGCGCTGGCCTCGCAGCAGCGCGCCGCCGCGGCCATTGCAGCCGGGCATTTCGTTTCGCAGATCGTCCCCATCGTCAGCCAAACCCGCAAGGGCGAGGTGGTATTCGATACCGACGAACATCCGCGTGCCACCACCCTGGAAGCGCTGGGCAAGATGAAACCAGCCTTCAAGAAGGACGGCTCGGTGACGGCAGGCAATGCCTCGGGCATCAATGATGGTGCAGCCTTCCTGGTACTGGCCGGGGCGGATGCTGCCGCGGCCGCCGGCCACCAGCCGCTGGCACGCATCGTGTCCTATGCGGTGAGCGGTGTGCCCAACCACATCATGGGTGAAGGCCCGATTCCGGCCACCCAGGCCGCGCTGCAGCGTGCCGGACTGAGCCTGGACCAGATGGATGTCATCGAATCCAACGAAGCCTTTGCCGCCCAATCGCTGGCGGTATGCAAGGGGCTGGGCCTGGACCCGGCGCGCTGCAACCCCAACGGTGGCGCGATTGCCCTGGGCCACCCGGTGGGTGCCAGCGGCGCGGTGATTGCCACCAAGGCAGTGCATGAGCTGCAGCGCATCCATGGCCGCTATGCACTGGCCACCATGTGTATTGGCGGCGGCCAGGGTATTGCGGTGATTTTCGAACGCCTCTGA
- a CDS encoding putative quinol monooxygenase encodes MSLFVFATLQCKPEAFAAVRDAMLGMQRDSRAEPGCLQYQVLQEEGAAHVLHVVECYQDMAAVEAHRASAHYQAYRNWVADKLSAPVAVKLLRAAD; translated from the coding sequence ATGAGTCTGTTTGTTTTTGCTACTTTGCAGTGCAAGCCGGAGGCCTTTGCCGCCGTTCGCGATGCCATGCTGGGCATGCAGCGTGATAGCCGGGCCGAGCCTGGCTGTCTGCAATATCAGGTATTGCAGGAGGAGGGGGCTGCCCATGTCCTGCACGTGGTGGAGTGCTATCAGGACATGGCGGCAGTTGAAGCACATCGTGCTTCTGCCCATTACCAGGCTTATCGCAACTGGGTTGCGGACAAGCTGTCTGCCCCGGTCGCGGTCAAGCTGCTACGCGCAGCCGACTGA
- a CDS encoding MFS transporter: MTTLNKSHRGTQRRWRIGGLLGIGVLVNYFDRISLSVAAPQLQQEFHLSSSDLGLLFSAFFWTYALLQIPTGLILDRFGVTRVGRWGALLWGVASTLTACAGGFGGIFAARALLGVAEAPGFPVSAKATGYWFPRRERAMATAIFDAAAKFSNVIGVPLVALTVVHLGWRWGFGLTALLSVAYFIAFSLIYRDPSQDRKLSDREYQYIVQGGAAAEGVGQAGSLAMLGYLLQQRKVWGLSIGFAAYGYVFYLFLTWLPGYLVQSMHMSILKSASYAAIPWVFATLSDLLVGGWLIDHLIARGHDETRVRKGVLLGGMLLGLAVFGATTTSDPVIAIIWITIALSGLAAAAPVGWSLPSLIAPRGGTGTVGGIMNFANNMMGAVAPIVTGYIVGSTHSFTNAFLVAGGMLIIGVFAFVFLLGRIEAIAEPPVTSDSLAGQQG, encoded by the coding sequence GTGACAACGCTCAACAAATCGCACCGTGGCACACAAAGGCGCTGGCGTATCGGAGGCCTGCTTGGCATCGGTGTGCTGGTCAATTATTTCGACCGCATCAGCCTGTCGGTGGCAGCACCGCAGCTACAGCAGGAGTTTCATCTCTCCAGTAGTGACCTGGGGCTATTGTTCAGCGCTTTTTTCTGGACCTATGCCCTGCTGCAAATTCCAACCGGCTTGATCCTGGACCGTTTTGGCGTGACGCGGGTTGGCCGCTGGGGTGCCTTGCTCTGGGGCGTGGCCTCCACCCTGACCGCCTGTGCGGGCGGCTTTGGCGGCATTTTTGCCGCCCGTGCGCTGCTGGGCGTAGCCGAAGCCCCAGGCTTTCCGGTCAGCGCCAAGGCAACCGGCTACTGGTTCCCGCGCCGTGAACGGGCGATGGCCACAGCCATCTTCGATGCTGCCGCCAAGTTTTCCAATGTGATCGGGGTGCCGCTGGTGGCCCTTACCGTGGTACACCTGGGCTGGCGCTGGGGATTTGGCCTGACTGCGCTGCTCAGCGTGGCTTACTTTATCGCCTTCAGTCTGATTTATCGTGACCCCAGCCAGGACCGCAAGCTGTCTGACCGCGAATACCAGTACATTGTGCAAGGTGGCGCAGCGGCCGAGGGCGTGGGCCAGGCCGGGTCGCTGGCCATGCTGGGCTACCTGCTGCAACAGCGCAAGGTGTGGGGACTGTCCATCGGCTTTGCCGCCTATGGCTATGTGTTTTATCTGTTTCTGACCTGGCTGCCCGGCTATCTGGTGCAAAGCATGCATATGAGCATTCTGAAATCGGCCAGCTATGCCGCGATTCCATGGGTATTCGCCACGCTGTCAGACCTGCTGGTGGGCGGCTGGCTGATCGACCATCTGATTGCCCGCGGCCATGACGAAACCCGCGTCCGCAAGGGGGTGCTGCTGGGCGGAATGCTGTTGGGTCTGGCCGTGTTTGGTGCCACCACCACCAGCGATCCGGTCATTGCCATCATCTGGATCACCATCGCCCTGAGCGGGCTGGCGGCTGCCGCGCCGGTAGGATGGTCGCTGCCCTCGCTGATTGCCCCGCGCGGCGGTACCGGCACGGTGGGCGGCATCATGAATTTTGCCAACAATATGATGGGCGCAGTTGCCCCCATCGTGACCGGCTATATCGTGGGCAGCACCCACTCCTTCACCAATGCCTTTCTGGTCGCCGGCGGCATGCTGATCATCGGCGTATTTGCCTTTGTCTTCCTGCTGGGGCGTATCGAGGCCATTGCGGAACCGCCAGTAACAAGCGACAGCCTGGCCGGACAGCAAGGCTGA
- a CDS encoding gluconokinase: MNIPNIVVMGVAGCGKSSLGQALAAALSSDYIEGDSYHPPQNIARMAAGIPLSDADRAGWLQLLADQLANSKARGQHVVLACSALKQRYRDTLRSGDPALLLVHLTGSKSLIASRMAARSAHFMPTSLLDSQFADLQAPLPAVENVITLDISQPLPALLQQVLQHLSQPIN, from the coding sequence ATGAATATTCCCAACATTGTCGTCATGGGCGTGGCCGGCTGTGGCAAAAGCAGCCTTGGCCAGGCATTGGCAGCGGCACTGTCTTCCGACTACATCGAAGGTGACAGCTATCACCCGCCACAAAACATTGCCCGCATGGCTGCCGGCATTCCACTGAGCGATGCAGATCGCGCCGGCTGGTTGCAGCTGTTGGCGGATCAACTGGCCAACAGCAAAGCGCGCGGCCAGCACGTGGTACTGGCCTGCTCCGCGCTTAAGCAACGTTACCGCGACACCCTGCGCAGCGGCGATCCGGCATTGTTGCTGGTACACCTGACCGGCAGCAAATCACTGATTGCCAGCCGCATGGCAGCCCGCAGCGCGCACTTCATGCCCACCTCATTGCTAGATAGCCAGTTTGCCGATCTGCAAGCACCGCTTCCCGCGGTGGAAAACGTCATCACACTGGATATCAGCCAGCCCCTGCCGGCATTGCTCCAGCAGGTGCTGCAACACCTTTCACAACCCATTAACTAA
- a CDS encoding LacI family DNA-binding transcriptional regulator, whose translation MSRKPRLRAGSGITMHDVGQAAGVSAITVSRALNTPDRVSPALREKIMQVVEQLGYVPNRSARQLASARSHTVLVLIPSLSNTVFIDALAGIESVLQAAGYQMLIGNTHYSSEEELALLRAYLQHSPDGLLVTGLTQHEAFRQILERQSLPAVYMMDLSDDGRPCVGFSQEAAGACMTQHLLARGKRRIAFMGAQLDERVMKRLAGYRLVLQQAGCHAPALEWLNPAPSSMQMGADMLDALLAAHPDCDAVFCCNDDLAIGAIARCQQRGIRLPEQLAIGGFNDLQSAAWTTPPLSSIATPRFEIGQAAARMLLQQIEGLPLSHERLDLGFRLQQRSST comes from the coding sequence ATGTCGAGAAAACCCCGCCTGCGTGCCGGCTCCGGCATCACCATGCATGATGTCGGCCAGGCTGCCGGTGTCAGCGCCATTACGGTATCCCGCGCACTGAACACCCCGGACAGAGTATCTCCGGCGCTGCGAGAGAAAATCATGCAGGTGGTGGAGCAACTGGGTTATGTGCCCAACCGCTCGGCGCGCCAATTGGCATCGGCCCGTTCCCATACGGTGCTGGTACTGATTCCATCGCTGAGCAATACCGTGTTCATCGATGCGCTGGCCGGGATTGAAAGCGTGCTGCAGGCGGCTGGCTACCAGATGCTGATCGGCAACACCCATTACAGCAGCGAGGAAGAACTGGCCCTGCTGCGCGCCTATCTGCAACACAGCCCGGATGGCCTGCTGGTCACCGGGCTGACCCAGCACGAAGCCTTTCGCCAGATCCTGGAGCGCCAGTCCTTGCCGGCGGTGTACATGATGGACCTGAGCGATGACGGGCGGCCTTGTGTGGGGTTCTCCCAGGAGGCAGCCGGTGCGTGCATGACCCAGCACCTGCTGGCGCGCGGCAAGCGCCGCATCGCCTTCATGGGCGCGCAACTGGACGAGCGGGTGATGAAGCGGCTGGCCGGTTATCGGCTGGTCTTGCAACAGGCCGGCTGCCATGCGCCGGCACTGGAGTGGCTGAACCCGGCACCATCCAGCATGCAGATGGGCGCGGACATGCTGGATGCGCTGCTGGCCGCCCACCCGGACTGCGATGCTGTGTTCTGCTGCAATGATGACCTGGCCATCGGCGCCATCGCCCGCTGCCAGCAGCGTGGCATCAGGCTGCCAGAGCAGTTGGCCATCGGCGGTTTCAATGACCTGCAATCCGCCGCCTGGACAACCCCGCCACTGAGCAGCATTGCCACCCCGCGCTTTGAAATCGGCCAGGCCGCGGCACGCATGCTGCTGCAACAGATAGAAGGCCTGCCACTAAGCCATGAGCGGCTGGATCTGGGCTTTCGGCTGCAGCAGCGCAGCAGCACCTGA
- a CDS encoding endonuclease, producing MKKMVGVLLLLAVAACDKDGGLKLPREVKTLAQLGETVVRQLDGTAMHATKGQAGQEQVVLSALVRGDKAVGHRDFNGAKRVLPKVFAGMQQDFYCGCAYQGKDVDWLSCGYVPRKNPERAKRIEWEHVVPAWVLGHQRQCWQNGGRKNCASNDALFRQAEGDLNNLVPAVGEVNADRSNLSYGAWAKQPARIYGQCGTVVDFAGKRVQPREEVRGRAARITLYMHQRYGLNMSRQDRQLMCAWARQYPVDDWETRRDGRVISLQGEGNYLVSQPQRLAEVCS from the coding sequence ATGAAAAAGATGGTAGGTGTCTTGTTGCTGCTGGCCGTGGCAGCTTGTGACAAGGATGGTGGCCTCAAGCTGCCGCGAGAAGTGAAGACCCTGGCACAACTGGGCGAAACCGTGGTGCGGCAACTGGACGGGACTGCGATGCATGCCACCAAGGGGCAGGCCGGGCAGGAGCAGGTGGTTTTGTCGGCCTTGGTGCGTGGTGACAAGGCGGTGGGGCATCGTGATTTCAATGGTGCCAAGCGTGTGCTGCCCAAGGTGTTTGCCGGCATGCAGCAGGATTTTTACTGTGGCTGTGCTTATCAGGGCAAGGACGTGGACTGGCTTTCCTGCGGCTATGTGCCGCGCAAGAACCCGGAGCGGGCCAAGCGTATCGAGTGGGAACATGTGGTCCCGGCCTGGGTGCTGGGCCATCAGCGCCAGTGCTGGCAGAACGGTGGTCGCAAGAATTGCGCCAGCAACGATGCCTTATTCCGGCAGGCCGAAGGTGATCTGAACAATCTGGTGCCGGCGGTGGGCGAAGTGAATGCCGATCGCAGCAATCTTTCCTACGGTGCCTGGGCAAAACAGCCGGCACGCATTTATGGCCAGTGCGGCACGGTGGTGGATTTTGCCGGCAAACGGGTACAGCCGCGGGAGGAAGTCCGTGGTCGTGCCGCGCGCATCACGCTTTACATGCACCAGCGCTACGGGCTGAACATGAGCCGGCAGGACCGGCAACTGATGTGTGCCTGGGCACGTCAGTATCCGGTGGATGATTGGGAAACCCGTCGTGATGGCCGGGTAATCAGCTTGCAGGGTGAGGGGAATTATCTGGTCAGCCAGCCGCAGCGGCTGGCTGAAGTCTGCTCTTAG
- a CDS encoding C45 family autoproteolytic acyltransferase/hydolase has protein sequence MRCTFEAIREDTPGARWQALFQLRWPAYQQWFLRDGYRARPSYLAGRRALRQHMPELAGLYQQLCELAGGGDLEARFLSQWCPPSYISGCSQAVWLDPYGVEGPLLARNYDYAPALLEGSWLSTRWLGRQVLAMSDCLWGALDGINEDGLAASLSFGGRTAVGEGFGIPLVMRYLLETASNTNAAVAILQRLPVHMTYNITLLDRHCQWATVFVAPDRPAEVVYRPAVANHQHSVEWQAHARATLSEEREWMLNQGVRKAETADSVLRTLLRPPLFQTAYGRGYGTLYTATYRPHTLMAELLWPDMRWPQYCLDVQEGVLNIRFDANHAG, from the coding sequence ATGCGCTGTACATTCGAAGCAATCCGGGAAGACACGCCAGGCGCACGCTGGCAGGCACTGTTCCAACTGCGCTGGCCGGCCTATCAACAATGGTTTTTGCGTGATGGTTATCGCGCCCGCCCCTCTTATCTGGCTGGCCGGCGCGCACTGCGCCAGCACATGCCGGAGCTGGCTGGACTGTATCAACAACTTTGCGAGCTGGCCGGCGGCGGCGATCTGGAAGCACGCTTCCTGTCACAGTGGTGCCCGCCGTCGTATATCTCCGGCTGCTCACAAGCGGTATGGCTGGACCCCTACGGCGTGGAAGGCCCGCTGCTGGCGCGCAATTACGACTACGCACCGGCACTGCTGGAAGGGAGCTGGCTGTCCACGCGCTGGCTGGGCCGCCAGGTGCTGGCGATGAGCGACTGCCTGTGGGGCGCGCTCGATGGCATCAACGAGGACGGCCTGGCGGCCTCGCTCTCCTTTGGTGGCCGCACTGCCGTGGGCGAAGGCTTCGGCATACCACTGGTCATGCGCTACCTGCTGGAAACCGCCAGCAACACCAATGCGGCGGTGGCCATCTTGCAGCGCCTGCCGGTACACATGACTTACAACATCACCTTGCTGGATCGTCACTGCCAATGGGCGACGGTCTTTGTGGCTCCGGACCGGCCCGCTGAAGTGGTCTACCGCCCGGCGGTAGCCAACCATCAGCACAGCGTGGAATGGCAGGCCCATGCCCGCGCCACCCTGTCCGAGGAGCGCGAATGGATGTTGAACCAGGGCGTACGCAAGGCAGAAACAGCCGATAGCGTTCTGCGGACGCTACTGCGGCCGCCACTGTTCCAGACTGCGTATGGCCGTGGCTATGGCACGCTGTACACGGCGACCTACCGTCCACACACCCTGATGGCAGAACTGCTATGGCCAGACATGCGCTGGCCGCAATACTGCCTGGATGTGCAGGAAGGCGTGCTGAACATACGCTTTGATGCCAATCATGCCGGTTAG
- a CDS encoding biotin carboxylase — protein sequence MQKVSNISDLRLLFHRNERPIYFISATNFNLLGIDQWVNRFKYINYIDCFDGRHPNVFVPPQLPHKEFQSIEDINNYLLQHKDVVDYVERAGGRPVAVFLMFDAETERLCQELGIEVWFPSAALRERCDNKMETVRIGNKAGVPSVPNALSKVDSYAHLRQIADAHGLGEQLVVQTAFGDSGHTTFFISSEADFDRHAEEIIQDPEVKIMKRINCRGATLEACATRSGTLVGPLLTEVVGEAELTPYRGGWCGNEIFPGAFSEEVRAKARDMAYRFGNQLMAEGYRGYFDLDFLIDKDTDEVYLGELNPRICGASPMTNHAAFAYADVPLFLFHLLEFSGIEFELDVEELNARWANPAFIDSWSQLVLKHTANNVDIITHAPATGIYRMADDGSVSYHRFDYKRQDIESENEAFFLRISGPGDYRYEGADLGILITRGRSMTDDFALNERARNWISGIKKYYAAKPIMALHEEQVPPPGAFKIL from the coding sequence ATGCAAAAAGTCAGCAATATTTCCGATCTGCGCCTGCTGTTTCACCGCAACGAAAGGCCGATCTACTTCATCAGCGCCACCAACTTCAACCTGCTGGGCATAGACCAGTGGGTCAACCGCTTCAAATACATCAACTACATCGATTGCTTCGATGGCCGCCACCCCAATGTGTTTGTGCCGCCGCAACTGCCGCACAAGGAATTCCAGTCTATCGAGGACATCAATAACTACCTGCTGCAGCACAAGGATGTAGTGGATTATGTCGAGCGCGCCGGTGGCCGGCCGGTGGCGGTGTTCCTGATGTTTGATGCCGAAACCGAACGCCTGTGCCAGGAACTGGGCATTGAAGTGTGGTTCCCCAGCGCCGCCTTGCGCGAACGCTGCGACAACAAGATGGAAACCGTGCGCATCGGCAACAAGGCGGGCGTACCTTCCGTCCCCAATGCCCTGAGCAAGGTGGACAGCTATGCCCATCTGCGCCAGATTGCCGACGCCCATGGCCTGGGCGAACAGTTGGTGGTGCAAACTGCCTTTGGCGACTCCGGCCATACCACCTTCTTTATTTCCAGCGAGGCGGATTTCGACCGCCATGCCGAGGAAATCATCCAGGATCCGGAAGTCAAGATCATGAAGCGCATCAACTGCCGCGGGGCCACGCTGGAAGCCTGTGCCACCCGCAGCGGCACCCTGGTCGGCCCCTTGCTGACCGAGGTGGTCGGCGAGGCGGAACTGACGCCCTATCGCGGCGGCTGGTGCGGCAATGAAATCTTCCCCGGCGCATTTAGCGAAGAAGTGCGTGCCAAGGCACGCGACATGGCTTACCGCTTCGGCAACCAGTTGATGGCCGAAGGCTATCGCGGCTATTTCGATCTGGACTTCCTCATCGACAAGGACACGGACGAGGTTTATCTGGGCGAACTGAACCCGCGCATCTGCGGTGCCAGCCCGATGACCAACCACGCCGCCTTCGCCTATGCCGATGTGCCGCTGTTCCTGTTCCACCTGCTGGAATTCTCCGGCATCGAGTTTGAACTGGATGTAGAAGAACTGAACGCCCGCTGGGCCAATCCGGCCTTTATCGACAGTTGGAGCCAACTGGTGCTCAAGCACACCGCCAACAATGTCGACATCATCACCCATGCTCCGGCCACCGGCATCTACCGCATGGCGGACGACGGTTCGGTGTCCTACCACCGCTTCGACTACAAACGCCAGGATATCGAATCGGAAAACGAGGCATTCTTCCTGCGTATCAGCGGACCGGGCGACTATCGCTACGAAGGAGCCGACCTGGGCATCCTGATCACGCGTGGCCGCTCCATGACGGACGACTTCGCCCTCAACGAGCGCGCGCGCAACTGGATCAGCGGCATCAAGAAATACTATGCGGCCAAACCCATCATGGCCCTGCACGAAGAGCAAGTCCCCCCGCCCGGTGCCTTCAAGATTCTATAA
- a CDS encoding carbon-nitrogen hydrolase family protein yields MKRFAIAGIQMSVSAFEENITRMGHYVAHVKHRFPWVDMVLFSELAPYGPSPLKAEAMPGDAEQRLCQIAAQHGIWLIPGSLFELRDGQVFNTSPVINPHGEVIARFSKLFPFLPYEKGISAGDQFVVFDVPDAGRIGISICYDMWFPETTRTLAAMGAEVILHPTMTDTIDREVELAIARASAVTNQVYFLDINGVGDGGVGRSIVVDPAGYVLHQAGNGPEIIPVEIDFDKVRRERERGLRGLGQPLKSFRDRRCDFAVYQRDSGVDSYLYQLGPLAKPQDHHQGELSGPGGPMAEIKADSEALTASQGQS; encoded by the coding sequence TTGAAACGCTTCGCCATTGCCGGCATCCAGATGTCGGTTTCCGCCTTCGAAGAAAACATCACGCGCATGGGACATTACGTTGCCCATGTCAAACACCGTTTCCCCTGGGTCGACATGGTGTTGTTTTCCGAACTGGCCCCGTATGGTCCCAGCCCGCTAAAAGCGGAAGCCATGCCGGGTGATGCCGAACAGCGCCTGTGCCAGATCGCCGCCCAGCACGGCATCTGGCTGATCCCCGGTTCGCTGTTCGAACTGCGTGACGGCCAGGTTTTCAACACCAGTCCGGTGATCAATCCGCACGGCGAAGTCATTGCCCGCTTCAGCAAGCTGTTTCCCTTCCTGCCCTACGAAAAAGGCATCAGCGCCGGCGACCAGTTCGTGGTGTTTGATGTACCCGACGCCGGACGCATCGGCATCTCGATCTGCTACGACATGTGGTTCCCGGAAACCACGCGCACGCTGGCGGCGATGGGAGCGGAAGTCATCCTGCACCCCACCATGACCGACACCATAGACCGCGAAGTGGAACTGGCCATCGCCCGTGCCTCCGCCGTTACCAACCAGGTGTATTTCCTCGACATCAACGGGGTGGGTGACGGTGGTGTCGGCCGCTCCATCGTGGTGGACCCGGCAGGCTATGTACTGCATCAGGCGGGCAATGGCCCGGAAATCATTCCGGTGGAAATCGACTTTGACAAAGTGCGACGCGAACGCGAACGCGGCCTGCGCGGCCTGGGCCAGCCGCTCAAGAGCTTCCGTGACCGGCGCTGTGACTTTGCGGTGTACCAGCGCGACAGCGGCGTGGACAGCTATCTGTACCAGTTGGGGCCGCTGGCCAAACCGCAAGACCACCATCAGGGCGAACTATCCGGCCCCGGCGGCCCGATGGCGGAAATCAAGGCGGACAGCGAAGCACTGACCGCCAGCCAGGGCCAGTCATGA
- a CDS encoding response regulator, with protein MSETPVNLVVIEDEKPIRHFLASALNGDNWVVHPAETGRQGLIEVATRKPDMVILDLGLPDMNGIEVIRQLREWTDLPILVLSARTQEAEKVQALDAGADDYLTKPFGVAECMARIRVLLRRRGNGSAAPVQTFAFGEIKVDLVARTVHKGEVMVHLTPIEYRLLATLIRNAGKVITHRELLLAVWGPSFSEHNQYLRVYMGHLRQKLEDNPAMPQHILTETGVGYRLLES; from the coding sequence ATGAGCGAAACCCCCGTCAATCTGGTGGTCATCGAAGATGAAAAGCCGATACGCCACTTCCTGGCCTCAGCACTCAATGGTGACAACTGGGTCGTCCACCCTGCCGAAACCGGCCGGCAGGGCCTGATCGAAGTGGCCACCCGCAAGCCGGACATGGTGATACTGGACCTGGGCTTGCCGGACATGAACGGCATCGAGGTTATCCGCCAGTTACGCGAGTGGACCGACCTGCCCATCCTGGTACTGTCGGCCCGGACGCAAGAAGCCGAAAAGGTTCAGGCACTGGATGCCGGGGCCGACGACTACCTGACCAAACCCTTTGGGGTGGCCGAATGCATGGCGCGCATCCGCGTGCTGCTGCGTCGGCGTGGCAATGGCAGTGCCGCCCCGGTGCAGACCTTTGCCTTTGGGGAGATCAAGGTCGATCTGGTGGCCCGCACCGTACACAAGGGCGAGGTCATGGTGCATCTCACGCCCATCGAGTACCGCCTGCTGGCCACTTTGATCCGCAATGCCGGCAAGGTCATCACCCACCGCGAGCTGCTGCTGGCGGTATGGGGGCCATCCTTCTCCGAGCATAACCAGTACCTGCGCGTCTACATGGGCCATCTGCGGCAAAAGCTGGAAGACAACCCGGCCATGCCGCAGCACATCCTGACCGAAACCGGCGTGGGCTACCGCTTGCTGGAAAGCTGA